The window GGTGCTGCTGCTGCACGGCCACACCCACACCCCGCAGCAGGTGGCGCTGCTGGCCGAACGGTTCTTCGCCCGTGGATACAACGTGCTGCGCCGCGGGCTCCGCTGCACGGGCCGGCCGGTCCACCGTCCGGGCGGCTCACCGTCGCGGCGCTGCGGGCGTACTCCACCGGCGCCTGGCGCCTCACCACACGTCTGGGCGACGAGGCCGGAATCGTCGGCATCTCCGGCGGGGCCGTGCTGGGCACCTGGCTGGCGGCACGGCGGGCGGGCGAGGTACGGCGACTGCTGGCACTGGCCCCGTTCTTCCGGCCGCACCGGCGGCACGCCTGCCCGGTGGCGGTCGCCGCCCTGCGGTTCGCGTACGGATGCAGGCTCCTACCGGACCTCGTCGACCGCAACGGCTACTCCTACACGGCGCTCGCCCAGTATCTGCGTCTCGCGGCCGACGTCCGGGCACGGCCGGGCACCGGCCCGCGACGGATCGCCGTCGTGCTGTCGGCCGGTGACCAGGCGGTGGACCGGGCGACCGCGTTCGCCCTGCCCGCCGCGCTGGCCGCCGCCGGCGGATCGTCGTTCGAGGAAGTGCTGCTACCGGCGGCGATGGGCCTGTCGCACGACATCGCCTCCCCGGCCGCGCTCGGCGTCCACCGCGACGACCTGTACGCCCGCTACCTCGGCCTCTACGAGGCCGCCCCGTCGACTGCGCATCGACCGGGTATCGAACCCGGCCCGATCGGATAGCGGCATGTCCGACAGGCCTCGCTGGTATCGCGTTTTCCGGTTCGTCCTGCATGCCGTCGTCATGCTGGCCATTACGGCCGGTCTGTTCACCGCCCTGCTGTACGCCGCGACGACCACCGGTTTCACCGGTGCCTGCCTGTTGCCGCAGGTGTGCCCGGCGACCAGGCACCGGTGACCTGCCGCGGCTCAGCGCACCAGACGGCGATGCGAGACCCACGCCGGGCGACGACGGCGTGGGGAGCCGCCGGCACGCGGCCGACGCGGCCCGGCGTTCACCGTGGTCGGTGCGGGCGCCAGGATGTGGTGCATCGCGGCCCGCAGCTGGGCGCCGGGTTCGATACCGAGCTCGTCGACCAGAGCCCGGTGCGATCGGCGGTAGTGCTCCATCGCCTCGGCCGTACGGCCCATGCCGTGCAGCGCGGTCATGTACAGCGCCTGTACCTCCTCCCACAACGGGTGGGCGGCGGCCATCGCGGTGAGGTCGGGCAGGATCTCCCGATGCCGGCCGAGGTGGATCTCGGCCTCGATCAGATCCAGGTGCGCGGTGGCGATCCACTGCTCGAGCCGGGCACGCTGACCCTGCGCGTACGGCCCCTGCACTCCGGCGAGCGGTCTGCCGTCGGGCAGGGTGAGCGCGGAACGCAACTCGGCGGCCGCCGCACGCCGATCCCCGTGGCGGGTGGCCGCCGCGGCGCGCAGGGTGTGCGCCCGGAACCGGTTGATGTCGACGGCCCCGTCCGGCACGTGCAGGACGTAACCGCCGCCGCTGGACTCCAGGCTGGTCGCGTCGTCGCCCTCCTGCTGCAGTACCCGCCGCAACCGGTAGACGTAGGTCCGTACGGTGGTGACCGCCGAACGGGGCGGTTCATCGCCCCACAGTCCGCTGATCAGTTCGTCCAGGGTGACCGTGGTGCCCTCGCGCAGCAGCAGCATGGCCAGGGTGCCGCGCTGCTGCGGCGATCCGATGTCCACTTCACGGCCGGTCCGGGGCCTACCGGAGTCCGTCCGGGTGCACTGCCAGGCCTGGACAGGCCCGAGGAGGCTGAAGCTGAGGGTGGTTGACAGTCCGCTTTCGAGCATGGCCGAAGACTACGAACCTGCGATGGTAAGAACTCTTGGCGTTTTCTGAACGCCGCGTTCAGCCGGGTAGCCGCGCCAACGCCTCCTGTGCGGCCGCCTCCCAGTGCGGTGAGCCCCACCGCCGCGCGATCACCACGGCGTGCCGGAACTCCTCGGCGGCGCGATCGTCGTCGCCGATCAACCGGTAGAGACCACCGAGGGTGATCGCGACCGGCCCGCTCACCATCGACGTGCTCGTCACGCCGCCGAGCAGATCACGCAGCGGCAGCAGCCGGTCGATCAGCATCGGTGCGTTCTCCCGCTCACCGAGCAGCACCGCCAGGTCACCCTTGAGGCATCCGAAGTAACTCTGCAGGTAGTCATCGCGCAACACCAGGTCGCGAGGCACCGCCCGGGCCTCGTCCAGCCTGCCCTGCCGGGCCAGGACCAGCGCCAGCCGGTCGTTCTCCAGATTGCCGGTCGCGTCCTGGACGGCGCGGGTCAACGGCTCGGCCTCGGCGTACCGGCCTTCGCTCAGGTAAAGGGTGATCTGCACCGTGCTGTGAAACGTCCACGCGTGGATGGCGCCGACGGCCAGCATCCGTTCGTAGACGTCGTCGTAGAGTTCGCGGGCCTCGGCGAAGTCGCCGCGGATGTGCGCCAGCATCGCGAGCGTGGCCCGGTTCACCGCCTCCTGCTCGGCGAGGCCGTGCTGACCGGCGATGGCGATGCCGAGTTCGGCGTGCCGGCGCAGCCCGTCCGGGTCGGCGGCGGCGGCCCGGACGGTGCCCGCGATGTGCTCGGCGAGCCAGTGGTACACCGGCAGTCCCATGCCTCGGGCCAGGTCCCGCAGCTCGTCGGCGATCCGGCCGCGCCGCTCGGCACCATGCTCGTAGGAGGTGCACTTGGCGACCGCCATCAGCCCGGCGGCGATCAGTTCCGGCTCACCGATGTCGCGGGCCAGGGCCAGTTGCTCCTGCGCCGCGGAAACCGCCCGCGGGTCGAGATCGCCGTCGAGTTCGGAGACCAGCGTGTCGAGCAGCCGGCAACGCGTCCGCGGGTCCAGGGCACCGCGGCTCAGCAGCCGGTTCAGGGCGGTCACCGTCCGCAGGTCCACGGTCCCGTAGGCACGGCTCTGCCACGACGTCGGCTCGCTCCACGCCGCCAGCGCCTCGGCCAGCAGGTCGTCGCGGCCGGCGTGTTCGGCGTGATCCATGGCCCGCCGCCGGGAGGCTCGGGCCGCGCTCATCGCCCCGGCCTTGATCTGCGCGCGGACCAGCAGCGACAGCACCTGCACGATCCGGGCATCGTGGTCACCGGTACGCGGCATCCGACCGGCTGCCTCGACCGCCTGGGTGAGCAGTTCAGCCGCCACGTCGAAGGCGTAGACACGCTCGGCCGCGGCAGCGGCCAGCATGCTGTGGCGCATCGCCGGGCCCGCGGTCGCCGCCGTCAGCGCCCGGCTGTAGTGCCGGGCCAGGGCGACGTGGTCGTCGGGCCGCTCCCGTTCCAGCACTGCGGCGATGGCGGCATGCAGACGGGCCCGGCGAGGTGTCGGCATCTCACCGTAGATCAGGTCACGCAGCAGGGAATGCCGGAAGGCGGGATGCCCGGACGTGCCCTCGACCAGCAGACCGAGAGCGAAGGCGGTCTCCAGGGCGGGGGCCGGGTCGACACCGGCCACCTCGGCCAGGACATCGGGGTCGGCGTCGCCGCCGAGCAGCGCGGCCACCCTCAGCACATCCAGGTGCCGGTCACCGAGCCGGGCCAGCCTGCGGCGCAGCACCTCACGTACGCCGTCCGGCACCTCGGTGAGCGCGGATTGCGGCCCCTCGGCAGCCAACAGCCGAGCGCACTCGCCCACATAGAAGGGGTTGCCACCGGTCCGGTCGGTCAACGCCTCGACGGTCCGGTCGTCGGCCGGCACCCCGGTGACGGCGGCGATCAGGTCACCCACCTCGGCGCTGGTCAGCCCGGGCAGGTTGATCCGCACCGGTACCCGTCGCGCCACCCGGGCGAGGGTGTCGGCCACCCGCGATCCGGTCTCGCCCGGCCGGTAGGTGCCGACGACCAGGGCAGGGCGCCCCGCCAGCCCTTCGACGGCCCGCTCGAACAGGGTCAGCGTCTCACCGTCGGCGTTCTGCAGATCGTCGACGGCCACCACCAGCGGGCCGGCCGCGGCGGCCACACCCAGCCACCTCACCACCGCCTGATGCAGCGGAAACCGTCCGATGTCCGGTCCGGGCACAGAACCGGCGCCGACGTCGCCCAGCAACGGCGCCATCACGGCCGGCTCGGGCGGCGGCATCACCTTCTCCAGCGACCGCAGCACCTCCGTCCACGCCCACGCCGGTGGTGCACCCTCATACTCCGGGCAGCATCCGCTCAGTACCGTCCAGCCGGTGGCGGCCAGGTCCTGAAGGGCTCGGCCCAGCAGACGGCTCTTACCGATGCCGCTCTCACCGCTGATCAGCACGATGCCGCCGCCACGCAGCGCCGCACCGGTGGCCTCGTGAAATCGCCGCAGCTCACCGGTCCGCCCGACGAACGGCTCCGCCTCACCGGCGAACGGCACGACGGCCTTGGAGGGCTCACCGGGACGCAGGTCGTCGCGCTCGCTGAGGATGGCGACCTCGAGGTCGGCGAGACGGCGGGTCGGATTGAGGCCCAACTCGTCACGCAACACCCGCCGATGGGCGCCCAACGCCTCCAGCGCCTCGGCCCGGCGACCGGTCGCCCACAGCGCCAGAGCGAGTTGCCGCCAGGCCTCCTCCCGCAGCGGGTACTCCCGGGTCATCGCCTCCGCTAGCGGAACAGCGACAGCGCCCTGCCCGCTGCGTACGGTGGCGTCCAGCTGCGCCTCCCGCGCCAGCAGGTGCAGTTCGTCGAGACGGCCGACCTCCGCCTGCGCCCAGTCCGCGTCTGCGAACTCGGCGTACGCCGGCCCCCGCCACAGCCGCAGCGCCTCCTCCAGCAACACGGTGGCCGTCTCCGGAGGCTCCTTACGCGCCGCACGGACGAGCCGCTCGAAACGCCACGCGTCGACGTCGTCGTCGCTGACGCTGATCGCGTAGCCGGGCGGCACCGTGAGCAACGTGGTACTCGGGGTGCGCGGTCTACGATCCGGCTCGAGCAGGCGACGCAGGTTGGAGACGTAGGTCTGCAGCGACGTGGTGGCCCTCGGCGGTGGCCGTCCGTGCCACAGCTGCTCGATCAGCCGGTCCGCCGACACCACGGTCCCCCGGGCCGCCAGCAGCATCGCCAGCACCGCCCGCTGCAGCGGCCCGCCCAGGTCCACCGCCTGGCCCCGATACTCGGCGACGACCGGGCCGAGCACCTTCAGCTGGAGGGCGCGCGAAGGCATGAGTGAACTCCGATCAGGACGCGGACCGCGATCGCACGCCGCGCCACAGCCTTACCAACCATCGTCTTGAGGATAGGCAGGTCACCCTGCAGCCAGGCCCACGCCTGCTCGTGTCCGCCGAACTCCTCAGGTTCCGCCCCCGCCCGCAACACGCTCTGCCGGATCGGTGTCACAGTCACCGCCATAGTGATGGTCATTGTGGTCCGCCCACTCGGAATCGACTTGGAACCGGTCGCCGTCGACACTGCCGGATTCTGCGGCCGGTGTCGTAAGGCAATGGCGTTGACCCCCATCGCGATGTGCGATGACCCCCACCGGGCGGTGACGAAATCGTGCCTGCCTCTCCGCTGAGCCACCGAGCCCATAGCCCCGCCGGTGAGACCCTGACGAGCCGGCATCGACACCGGATCGGCAGCACATGGACCGGACGCGTCGAACCGCCGACACCGGCGCCGCTCTGGGTCTCGAACACGACATCGTCACCGTGGAACGGCTCGGGCCGGTGGCCGATGATCTGTACCCGCGATATGTCGACCTCTACGAGGCGGCCGCATGGTGATCTCACGCGGGAAGCGTCGATGCCGCGTATCGGCGAAATGCGTCTATTCGCCGTCGATGGCCCGTAAATCCGGGATACCCACCGTGGAGGGCATACCGACGAGAAACGGAGCAGCATGCGCACCGCGACACGCACACTGATCGCCGCCACCCTCACGGCGATCGTGGCATCAACCTCCCCCGCGACCGCCGCCCACGCGGCCGACCCCGGCCCGGACCAGTTCACCACCCGGGTGATCGCCACCGGCCTCGCCAACCCGTTCGAGGTCGCCAACGGCCCGGACGGCCTGCTGTGGGTGACCGAGCGCACCGCCGGCCGGGTGGTCCGGATCGATCCGGCCACCGGCGCCCGCAGCACCGCGCTGACCCTGCCCGACGTGCTGATCACACCGGGCACCCAGGACGGCCTGATGGGCATGGCCCTGCACCCCGAGCTGCTCACGGCCCGCAACCAGCATGTCTTCCTGGCCTACACCTACGATGCCGATCCCGGCGCCGCGGTCGACCGCCGGGTCAAGCTGGTCCGTTATTTCTGGGAGGCGGCCACCCAGCGGCTGATCCTGCCGATCACCCTGATCGAGGGTCTGCCCGGCAGCGACGACCACAACTCCGGCCGGCTGGTCTTCGGCCCGGACGGCAAGCTGGCGTACACGATCGGCGACGGGGGCCACAATCAGTTCGCCAACTACTGCAAGCCGATCCGGGCGCAGCGCACACCGACGGCGCAGGAGGTCCGCGATCGTGACTGGGTGTCATATCAGGGCAAGGTTCTGCGCCTCGAGGTCGACGGCACCATCCCGGCCGACAACCCGGTGATCAACGGGGTACGCAGCCACGTCTACTCCCTGGGTCACCGCAACCCGCAGGGTCTGACCTTCGGCCCCGGCGGCCGGCTCTACGCCAACGAGCACGGCCCGAAGAACGACGACGAGATCAATCTGATCCGGGCGGCAGGGAACTACGGCTGGCCGAACATCTCCGGCTACCAGGATGACCAGGCGTACGTCTACGCGAACTGGTCGGCTGCTCCCGGCTGTCCCTCTCTGCCGTGGGGTGAACCGGCGCTGCCGCAGGTCCCGCAGTCCACGGAGTCCAGCTTCACGGCCCCGAACCTGGTCGAGCCGCTGCGGACCTACTACACGGTCGGCGACGACTTCGACTTCCAGGACCCGAAGTGCGCGGCCGCCTACTACATCTGCTGGCCCGGCATCGCGCCTTCCAGCCTCGACTACCTGGCCGCCTCCCGCCTTCCGGGGTGGAGCAACTCGCTGCTGATGACCACGTTGAAGGACGGCACGATCTACCGGGTGCCGCTGACCGCGGACGGCCGGCTGGCGGCCGAGACCATCCCGGTCTGGAAGAGCGTCAACCGCTATCGCGATCTGACGTTCAACGCCACCGGCACCGTCTTCTACGCCGTCACCGACAGCAGCGGCCTGGCCCGTGACCCGCAGGGTGCCCCGACCAACGGGCTGACCAACCCCGGAACGCTGCTGGAGTACGCCCACAAGGGCTGATCCGGAGCCCGACGGCAGCGGGGCCCGCGGTGACGATCACCGCGGGCCCCGCTGTTTTCAGCCGGTCAGCTCCAGCCGGAGCAGTGCCACTCCTCGTACCATCCGGCAGCCTTCGAAGGCGACGGCCCGCCGCCCTTCGGGTCGTCGCTCTGGACCCAGTAGACGGCGCAGGCCTGGATCCGCCAGACCGAGGTATTGAGGTTCACCGACCGGGCCGTACGCGGCGCGACGTCGAAGGAGCCGATCTGCCCGTTGTAGAACTGGTACTGCACGACGCCACGGGACACGTGAGCCGGAGCGTAGCCCCACATCCAGGCCTTCGAGCCGTTGCCGGCGGCCGTGTCGAGCTGCCCGATGACCCCGTGGACGTCCTTGGTGTAGACGGCCGCGTGAGCCACGCCGGCGAACGTCAGCCCACCGCCGAGGGCACCTGCCGTCATCACCGCGGCAGCCTTGAGCGCCAGCCGTTTCGATTTCACTCGCACTACTCTTTCCCTTCCCTTCCCGGAATCACGAAAAACGAATGCATACCGTGGTCAGCTCCAGCCGGAGCAACGCCAGTCCTCGATGTAGCCGCCACCCTGGCTCGGCGGTTTTCCGTTGTTGACCTGGTAGACGGCACAGGCCCGGATTCGCCAGACCGAGGTGTCGAGGTTCACCGACCGCGCCGAATTGGCGCGCACGTCGAAATGGCCGACCTGGCCGTTGTAGAACTGGTACTGAACGACGCCGAACGACACTCCGTTCGGCGCGTAGCCCCACATCCACGCCTTCGATCCGTTGCCGGGGGCCGTGTCGAGCTGCGCCACCACCCCGTTGCTTTCCTTGGTGTAGACCGCGGCGTGGGCGGCACCCGCGAACATCAGCCCACCGGCGACGGTGCCGGCGACAGCGACAGCGGTCGCCTTCCGGCCCAGCCTTCTGGATCTCATCGACATCAGCTCCCTGTTCCACTGAGAATCACTTGCCCCTACATTCCGGGCGGTCGATATCAATGGCAGGTCAATGTCACATAAATGGATGCGCTGGGCAGGGAGAGCGTTTCGTGGTCAACCCGGGCATGAGCTCGGCTCCAAGTACTTTCCGAGTCGCTTTCCGATGATGGATCGCATGCCGGGGGCCACGTGACGGCTGTCGAAGACACGATGCGTTGCGCGGTCCTGGGCAGCCCGCAGCAACCCGTACGGTGGCGGCACGTCACACCGGGGCACACCGGCTTGAACACGCCACCCGGTCCCGTCGATGAGCCGCCGTCCCGCCGTCGGAGGCCGGAATACCGGGTGCGGGAACAACCTGCCAGTCCCACCACCGGCGAGGAATCATGGTGATGGCCGTGATAGCCGTATGCGCGATCGAGGCAGTGCCGGATCGGTCAGAAATCAAGGCCTTTCGGGGTGGTGGCGATCCAGGCGGCCCGCTGCGGGGTGACCAGCGGCCGCAGCACAGGATCGGTGAGCAGCGTCAACGGTGCGATGCGCAGTGGGTCGTCGCTACGCCACCGTGACACCGCTGCCGCCACGGCCGACCACGCGGCCTCGGATTCGCCTCGGCGTGCGAGTTCACGGGCTTGGCTCAGTGCCGCGGTGAAGTCGGGTGGTTCGGACGACATCGGCACCTCGCCGACCTCACCCAGCGCATTCTTGACCAGCCGCTCGGCCCGGGCGCCGGACTCATGCCGCAGAAAGAGCGGTACAAGCTCGGCGCGTACTCGCCCAGCGCCGACCGCGTCAATCACGTGTGGATGCCCGAGCACGTCGTTTCGTATCCTGTGGTGGACTTGGGGCTGCAAGAACGCCGCCATAACCACGGCGAGGTACTGCCCCGCTCCCGAGCCCTTACGGGCCGCGGCCTCGAAACACTCGGCCGCTCTCTGCGCCTCGCCCCGCAGTGCCAGTTGCCGCCCCTGCACAACGAGATCATCCGCCCCGCCCGGCTCAAGCGCCCGGCCTTCGCGCGCGTTGAGCTCCTCGAACGACTCCCGCTCGGCAGCGACCAGGTCGGCGAAGGAGTCGAAACGATCACCCAGGCCCGGATACCACGATGCCCAGACGTATGCCGCCCATTCTCCGTCAGCGTTGACATCCGCGGGGTCGAGAAGCCAGTAGCACGCATCCGCATCGGCGGACACCAGCAGCGTACGGGCCAGCAACTCATCGGCCTCGTCACCCATGTCGCACAGGTCGGGTTCGATTTCGCGCAGCCACCCGACGTCGGCTGTAGTCCGCATCGTCCACACGAACGGCCCCATCTCGAGCCATCCGTCTGAGGCCTCCAAGAACGCGCGATACCCCGCGGGAAGCGCCGTCCCGAGACGTTCCTCAACGGCAGTGAGCGCATCCTGATCAGCGCCGGCGAACCCGAGCCACCCAGAGCTACGTCGTTCAGCTCCGAGCTCTTGCAGACGATCAGCGTCGGCGACGCGGAGAAAATCGGCGCTGTACCCGGCAAGGTAGACCCGCCACTGCTCGGCAGTACGGGGCCGGCTGGTCACATCCACACCCCACCTTAGGATCATGCGGCTCCTGCGCATCAGCGGCATCCGGATTTACCGCGGGGCGCGGTCTCCAACTCCGCTGTCGGTGACACGATGCCGGCGTCGGGCCGGGGCGGATAGGCCCCGGCCCGGGCCAGGTCAGCCGATGGTGTACGCGCGTACGATCGTGACCTGCGCGTACTCATTCTTGGTGGTGGTGATCCGGGTACGGATCGCGACCGCGCCGGAGGCGGGGTTCGTGATGGTTGCCAGCCACTTGGTGCCGCTCTTGCGGACCGTGATCGAGCGCCAGGTCTTTCCGCCGTCGAACGACACCTGGGTGATGGCGGTCTTCGCGGTGACTTTGCCGAGTTTCAGGTCCACTTCCTTGTGGCGGCGATCCGGCCGGATCTCCAGCACGGTGCTGGAGCCGGGCCTCGCCCGGTTGTTCACGTCCAGCCCGGTGGGCACCATGCGGGGCAGGATGACGTCGGCGCTGCGCGGCTTCGCCTTCGGGTCCAGCTTCATCCCGAAGATCGCCTGAACGCGTGGTGACAGCATGTCGGCGGGGTGTTTGATGCCGGGGCGGTATCGCTTGGCGTCGACTTGCAGCGTGTACCAGCCCTTGGCCTTGATCTTCGCGTTGAAGTCGGAACCCCGGCCCTCCCAGTCGGTGCGCCACTGGGATTTGACCACCCTGCGGGCACTGTCGTAGAGCGTCACCTTGGACAGTTCACTGGCCTCGGAGTACATGTCGTAGCCGGGGTCGGTGAACATCAGGGAGGTGTCGAACGCGAGCCTTCCGGGGTTGGAGTACATCCGGGGCAGGCTGCGGCCCGGCCCCCAGCCGGCGTTGAAGAACGATTGGCCGTACGACCGGCCGGCGGTCAAGGTCAGGTTGCGGTTGTCGAAGCCCATCATGGCCGAATCGCCGTTGGTCTCGGTGCCCCACCAGTTCGCCGACAGCTGCCACTTGCCCGGGCTGACGCGGAAGGTGGCGACCGCCGGGGTCTGGCCGGAGAACGCCTGGATGCCGTACCCGGCGTGGCACGAGGAGGTCTCCTCGAGGCGCAGGTCGGACTGGTCGCTGCCGGCCGGTCCGCGCTTGGCCACTGCTTTGAGCGTGGCCAGCGATGAGGTCCGCCAGGTGCGGGTCACCCCGGCCGGCACGGTCTTGGTGGCCGCCGATACCAGCCACACACTGTTCGTCGTGCTGTTGGACCAGGCGGAGTTGTAGGCGAATTGCAGGCTCTTCGACGCGTTCGGGATGACGAAGATCTTGCCGGGTGTGTTCCAGGCCCCGATCTCGGTGGACGAGGCCGACGCGTTGGCACAGATCTGCGCTCGCAGTTCCTGGTAGGGCTGGCCGTCGGGCGTCTTGTCCAGGGCCACCTTGATCGCCCGGCCGCGGCGCGCGTCGATCGTGGTGGCGGTCTTGCCGGACACCTTCAGCACCCGGGCACCGAGCGTGTCGGTGCCGTCCTTGGCCGAATAGATGTCGGTCAGCACTGCGTACTTGCCTTTCGGCAGCGTCTTGGCTTTGAGGCTCGTTGCGGTGTACTCGGCACCACTGTCCAGGTTGATCAGGCGCAACGGCACCTTGATCTTCGCTCCGGTGCGGTCATATGTGGTGACGGTCAGGGTCGCGGTGGCCGCCGACGCTGATCCGGTGGTGGTGAGCAGAGTGACCGGCAGCAGCGTGATGAGGGCCGCCGCCAGCACGGGAAGTCTTCGCAAAACCGTCCCCGTTCCGATGGATCGTGAGGCGGGATCGTAACAGCGATCAAGGCCGATGACCGGTGGCAGACGATGAATCGGCGGACGCACCCGGAGCGCCGTCGCCGACAAACCGCTCGACACGGGGCCGACCTACCCCGCGAACAGTCCGGCACGAAGGCGTCGGGACCGGCCGAGGTCCTGCTTGATTCTCCGCTGTGCGCCCGGATCACTCCCGCATGCGCGGGAAGCAGGCAGCCATTCGAGGGGGACCCCGCACGACTCACCGGATCACCCCCGCGCAGGCGGGGTGATCCTCTCCTCGGACCGGCCGCTCTTCGCCCGTGCCCGAGATCGGGAGTGGACTGCCGACGGATCGGACTCAGTGCCTCACATACAGGTTCAATTCGATCGGCGTGTCATCCGGGTCGAGGTGTTCGATGCCGAGGATCAAGAGCGCCCGGCCCGCCCGCCAGGATTCCGAGAAGACGAACGCGAAGGTCTCATCACTACGCTCATGATCTTCGGCACTCACCGGGTACCGCCTGGAGAGGGCGGCGACCAATTCACGCCCGATTCGCCGAGACTCCTCGATCTCAGCGGGATAGCCCGCCAACACGGATCGAACATACTCGGAGGACGACTCGGGGGCCGACCAATCACCCGCCCAATCCTCCAGAGAGATCTGCAAGGCGACCTCTCCGAGCGCCTCATATCCATGGAGAATGGCGACCTGCAATCCGCTCTTTTCAAGCCATGACGGGTACGGGGTGGAGCCGGCTCGATAGACCGTCCATCCCGTCCGGCGGAGTTCGGCCGAAAGCTCTGCCGGTTCCCAGTCCTCGTCCCTGGAGGCGAAGAGGTCGACCGTCTCCAGGACCGTCGCCAGGTCAGGTTGCGGCATCTCCTTCTTCCCTCTCGCGCACACGCGTGCCGAACCGAAAAAGCTCTCCGCTCGACGTCGGCGGCGATCGCCTCGGGCGGTACGGCACCCGCTGCACCATGACTCGCCGGTTCCTCCAGGCGAGCGTCTCATGCGAAGGCACGATCAACGGTGCTCCGCGACAGACGAGACCGCGGTTGCCTCCCTGCCCGGGGTCGAGGTCGGCGTAGTTCCGCACGCCACCTCCGCTGTGCTACCGGGCCGCCTGGGCGACGAGGCGTGACCGCACCTGCGGTGAGCCTGGGCGTCCAGTTGAAGTCCAGTTCCCGTCCAGTGGGCGCCGAGATCGTTGCGGGACCGACGATCTCGCGGAGAGGACGACATGCGATCACTGAGAAGGTGGCATCTCGGCGGCGGGCTGGCGCTGGCGACGATACTGGCAATCGCGCTCACCGGCGGTGCGGCACAAGCCGACGCGACCGGCGGTCAAGGCGCGCCGTCGCTACCCGGCCGGGTGGCGACGGCCAGGCCCGGAGTGTCCGTCACGACCCCGGCGACGAGCCTGCGTGCCGAAAGCGGGCGCTCCTTGGCACGTACACCGGATGGCCAGGGGATCACGCTCGGCAAGCAGCGCAACGGTCCGGCCCCGCACAGGGTCGAGGCAGGGCCGGATGATCCGCCAGGAGGTCTGGTCTGTGTGCCGTACATCAGCCGGATCGTGACCCCGAACGGCACGGCGTTGTCGCGGGTCGACTATCTGGCCGAGATCTTGTGCAACTTCTACCTCGCGGGCGCCGGTCAGGCCTACCTGATCGACCGGACCGGCGGCGTGCAGACCAGCAACCAGGTCGTCGCCGCGGCGCCCGTGTTCTCCTTCGCCAACTCCTACTACGGCGGAAGTCAGGGCGCCGTGTTGATCGACGGGCGGCTCTTCGACGGCGGGCGGCAGCTGGAGATCGGCTTCGATCTGGTGCTGCAGACGCTGAACGGGGCACCCTGGGGCGGCTGTTTCGCCCTCGCCGCACCGCAACGCTACCTGTCGCCGTGCATCGGCCTGGGCACTCCCACGCTGCGGGTGTCGGT of the Actinoplanes sichuanensis genome contains:
- a CDS encoding AfsR/SARP family transcriptional regulator gives rise to the protein MDIGSPQQRGTLAMLLLREGTTVTLDELISGLWGDEPPRSAVTTVRTYVYRLRRVLQQEGDDATSLESSGGGYVLHVPDGAVDINRFRAHTLRAAAATRHGDRRAAAAELRSALTLPDGRPLAGVQGPYAQGQRARLEQWIATAHLDLIEAEIHLGRHREILPDLTAMAAAHPLWEEVQALYMTALHGMGRTAEAMEHYRRSHRALVDELGIEPGAQLRAAMHHILAPAPTTVNAGPRRPRAGGSPRRRRPAWVSHRRLVR
- a CDS encoding BTAD domain-containing putative transcriptional regulator; this translates as MPSRALQLKVLGPVVAEYRGQAVDLGGPLQRAVLAMLLAARGTVVSADRLIEQLWHGRPPPRATTSLQTYVSNLRRLLEPDRRPRTPSTTLLTVPPGYAISVSDDDVDAWRFERLVRAARKEPPETATVLLEEALRLWRGPAYAEFADADWAQAEVGRLDELHLLAREAQLDATVRSGQGAVAVPLAEAMTREYPLREEAWRQLALALWATGRRAEALEALGAHRRVLRDELGLNPTRRLADLEVAILSERDDLRPGEPSKAVVPFAGEAEPFVGRTGELRRFHEATGAALRGGGIVLISGESGIGKSRLLGRALQDLAATGWTVLSGCCPEYEGAPPAWAWTEVLRSLEKVMPPPEPAVMAPLLGDVGAGSVPGPDIGRFPLHQAVVRWLGVAAAAGPLVVAVDDLQNADGETLTLFERAVEGLAGRPALVVGTYRPGETGSRVADTLARVARRVPVRINLPGLTSAEVGDLIAAVTGVPADDRTVEALTDRTGGNPFYVGECARLLAAEGPQSALTEVPDGVREVLRRRLARLGDRHLDVLRVAALLGGDADPDVLAEVAGVDPAPALETAFALGLLVEGTSGHPAFRHSLLRDLIYGEMPTPRRARLHAAIAAVLERERPDDHVALARHYSRALTAATAGPAMRHSMLAAAAAERVYAFDVAAELLTQAVEAAGRMPRTGDHDARIVQVLSLLVRAQIKAGAMSAARASRRRAMDHAEHAGRDDLLAEALAAWSEPTSWQSRAYGTVDLRTVTALNRLLSRGALDPRTRCRLLDTLVSELDGDLDPRAVSAAQEQLALARDIGEPELIAAGLMAVAKCTSYEHGAERRGRIADELRDLARGMGLPVYHWLAEHIAGTVRAAAADPDGLRRHAELGIAIAGQHGLAEQEAVNRATLAMLAHIRGDFAEARELYDDVYERMLAVGAIHAWTFHSTVQITLYLSEGRYAEAEPLTRAVQDATGNLENDRLALVLARQGRLDEARAVPRDLVLRDDYLQSYFGCLKGDLAVLLGERENAPMLIDRLLPLRDLLGGVTSTSMVSGPVAITLGGLYRLIGDDDRAAEEFRHAVVIARRWGSPHWEAAAQEALARLPG
- a CDS encoding glucose/sorbosone family PQQ-dependent dehydrogenase yields the protein MRTATRTLIAATLTAIVASTSPATAAHAADPGPDQFTTRVIATGLANPFEVANGPDGLLWVTERTAGRVVRIDPATGARSTALTLPDVLITPGTQDGLMGMALHPELLTARNQHVFLAYTYDADPGAAVDRRVKLVRYFWEAATQRLILPITLIEGLPGSDDHNSGRLVFGPDGKLAYTIGDGGHNQFANYCKPIRAQRTPTAQEVRDRDWVSYQGKVLRLEVDGTIPADNPVINGVRSHVYSLGHRNPQGLTFGPGGRLYANEHGPKNDDEINLIRAAGNYGWPNISGYQDDQAYVYANWSAAPGCPSLPWGEPALPQVPQSTESSFTAPNLVEPLRTYYTVGDDFDFQDPKCAAAYYICWPGIAPSSLDYLAASRLPGWSNSLLMTTLKDGTIYRVPLTADGRLAAETIPVWKSVNRYRDLTFNATGTVFYAVTDSSGLARDPQGAPTNGLTNPGTLLEYAHKG
- a CDS encoding SMI1/KNR4 family protein encodes the protein MDVTSRPRTAEQWRVYLAGYSADFLRVADADRLQELGAERRSSGWLGFAGADQDALTAVEERLGTALPAGYRAFLEASDGWLEMGPFVWTMRTTADVGWLREIEPDLCDMGDEADELLARTLLVSADADACYWLLDPADVNADGEWAAYVWASWYPGLGDRFDSFADLVAAERESFEELNAREGRALEPGGADDLVVQGRQLALRGEAQRAAECFEAAARKGSGAGQYLAVVMAAFLQPQVHHRIRNDVLGHPHVIDAVGAGRVRAELVPLFLRHESGARAERLVKNALGEVGEVPMSSEPPDFTAALSQARELARRGESEAAWSAVAAAVSRWRSDDPLRIAPLTLLTDPVLRPLVTPQRAAWIATTPKGLDF